In the genome of Pirellulales bacterium, the window GCGGCATCCGGCAGTTGAAGAAATTCCACGGGCCTGTCTATCTGGCCGTGACCAACCGGGAGGCGTTGCCCGAAGCGCTCCGAGCGACCAAGGGGAGCCGCATCGGAGTGATGGACCCGCACGGCAATATCGTCAAGCCATCGGACGAGGAAGACGCGCGGGCGGAATCGACGTCCGAAGCGCGCAACGGTTCCAAGCGCACCAACGGTGATCGGCGGCGGGCCATCGTTTAGAGCGAAGCCGAAAGCGCGCCCCCCATGACCGCCAAAGAGACACAAAACACGGCGGCCGTCGACTCTAGCGCGGTCGTCTCGGGGACAGTGCACATTTATGTCGCATTCGACCTGGGAGACGAGGTCGATCTCGAGGCGGCCCGGCGGCTGTTGGTGGGCCAGCCGCAGGCCCTCGCCAGACGCCGGCGAACGCCTAGCTCCTTTGCTTATAGCCCGCCGCCGCTGCGATTTCCGCTGGAGCCGATTGAACTCAAGCTGCAACCAACGGATCGAACCCCGCACGAGAAAACCAGCGAACGCACGGAATCGTCCGCGGCACCGCAGGGAATAGATGCCGGCCAATCTGACGAACCACACGAATCGGCGCCGACGATTTGCCGTTCGTCCATCGCATCCGCCGAGGCGACGTTGTTCGATTTCGGCGGCGTCAGTGTAGCGATGCATCTGCCGATATCGCTGACGATTGGCGAGCTGAGCACGCTGGCGACTTGCCTTGCCGACTCGGATCGGTTGGTCGAGCAGGCAAAGTCGGCGGCGCAATGGCTATTCGAGCGGCTGCGACCAGCGATCGTTCAGCCGGCGTTCAATCCGTTGACCGAGGAGTACGTCGTATTTCAATTGCCTCCCGGCCTGCCGCTGCCGCCGCCGCATGTTTTGTTGGAGCAGTGGTCGGAATGGGCGGCCGGCATGGCGCGATTGGAAAACGAGCCTCTCAGCGGCGACGAAGTCGCGGCGGCCCTGCATAGCTTCATCAGCTACAGCCCGCGGGATTTGCTGGTGCCCGAGTGGTCGGCAGCGTTGTTGATCGACTCCGATTGCGATGAAACGCTGCAAACGATCGAGTTTGCCAACTTACAATTGCTGGAATATCGGTTCATCGACAAGTTGCTCGACGATCGGCTCGCTGACGCCTATCGGCTGATCCACCCGCTCACGCGGAGTTGGCTCCCGTTGTGGCGAACGCACTCGCGGCCGCTGCGGGCGCTCGGCGAATTGCGGATTCATGCCAATAGCCTCTTCGAACGGACAGGTAACGCATTGAAGTTGGTTGGCGATCAATACCTCGCCCGCGTCTATCGGATATTGGCCGCGAGGTTTCATCTCGATGATTGGGAGCGGAGCATCCAGCGATCGCTCGAGGTCGTGGAAAGCGTGTATCGCGTCCTAGCCGACCAGGCGGCGACGTATCGAACGGAGCTGCTCGAAGTGGTGGTGATCGTGTTGATTGTGTTCGAGATCGTGATGGCGCTGTTTCGCCGCTGAGGTGATCGCGGAGTGACGCGGGTAGTACAATAACGGCGCCGTTAGCCGCGACACTTGTGCCGTGGTCTTTCGGCGCGACGCTGATCGCAATACGCCGTGGTCGAGTTGGAGCGATTATGGACGCCGTCAACCGGATCGCCTTCAAGGAATGGGCCGTGGTGTGCCGCGCGCTGGCGGACGGCGCGCAGTCGATCATCTTGCGCAAGGGTGGGATCGACGAGGGGAGCGAGGGATTTCGCGTACGCCATCGCGAGTTCTGGCTATTTCCGACGCAATTCCATCAGCGGTCGGAGCAATTGGTTCCGGAGGCCGGGCCGCTGCTCGAGCGCGTGAGGGCCGAGGGGCCGCCAGCCGGGACCATTGCGATCGGCCAATACGTCGTCGTCGATGATGTCTGCGAGATCAACGACGAATCGCTCTTGGGTCGTTTGGCGGGCTTTCACATTTGGTCGCGGGAGACGATCGTCCAGCGGTTTCAATATCGCCAGCCCGGATTGTTCTTGTTACTCGCACGGGTTTACCGAGTGCCGCAGCCATTTCTCCTGAGCGACACTCCGTATTTCGCCGGCTGCCGCAGTTGGATCGAACTGCCGGAAGCACTTCCGACCACCGGCGCGATCCCCGTCTTGAGCGACGAGCAATTCGCAGGCGTGCGCGAACGGGTTCGCGAAGCGCTCGCTGGCGGTTGAGTGAGTCAGGTGGCACTGGCCAGCGCAGTCGGCCAGTGCAGAGTCGCCATTGGCTCGGTAAGGCAATCGTCGCCGCATCGATACGACATGATCGGGTCCGGCGCGTTTAATGCGAACGCGCATGACTCGAAGTGTGCGTGCTCCGGCACTGGCCGACTTCGCTGGCCAGTGCCACACTCTGCCCAGAAGTGCCACGCGGCCGCATCGGCAAATTACGCGCCGACGACTTCCACCTCGACGGGTACGTTGCCTCGCGTGGCGTGCGAATAGGGGCAAATCTTCTCGTGCGCCTCCTTGGCCAGCGCCGCGAGTTCGGCCTGCGGCAGGCCCTTGTCCTCGACGTGCAGCTTGGCGGCCAGCCCGAAGCCACCCCCTTCGCGCGGGCCGATCGAGACGGAGCAGGTGACCTTTACCTTGGAGCCATCCTTCTTTTGCTGCTTCGCGACGAAGTCGATCGCGCCGCCGAAGCAGGCCGCGTAGCCCGCGGCGAATAGGTGCTCGGGCGTAGCAGCGCCGGGCTTGCCGGGGCCACCCATTTCCTTGGGAACGGAGAGGTCGGCTTTTACGATGCCGTCGCTGGATTCAGTATGTCCGTTGCGGCCACCGAGGGCGGTCGCGGTGGCGGTGAAGAGCGGCTTGATCTTGTCCATGGCAGTGTCTCCTTATGGGGATTCGACTTCGCTGCGCCCGAGCGATGAGCAACACCGCCCGCGCCGCCCCTATTCTACCGCTGGACAATCGCCAAGGAAGCCGTCGCGGCGGGTGCCACTGGCCAGCAACGTCGGCCAGTGCCGGGTGGCCAACTCGCGATTCGGCACTGGCAGACTGCGCTTGCCAGTGCCACACTACCAATGACACGGAGACACGAGGGTGATTCCGGTGCGTCTGCGCGGACTTGACCCACCCTACGGCTACTCGGCACTGGCAGACTGCGCTTGCCAGTGCCACCCGACGCGCGTTTCAAGAGACTGCGGGCGTGAGGATCAATTCGAAGAACTGCATCAAATCTCCGCCGTCGATCCGCGTTGGTTGGAGGAGAATCTCTTCTTCACCGGCGGGCAATTTGATCTGTCCCAGCTTGATGGTCTGAATGTCTTTCGCGCCGCGCGTCGGCTGCACCTGGCCTTCGAGTGATTGCTGTCCGAATCTCACCAGATAGCTGCCCGTCTCTTGAGCCGACGTGGTGCCGTACTTCACGGAGGCGTCGAACGTCGCCGGCTCGTTCAGCCGGACCTTCCAGCCGAGCGAATCGCTCGGGCCTTTGAAGCCGGCAACGAAGTATGCCGCCGCCTTTCCGTCGCCGTATTTGAATCCTTTGCCGTGCGCCTCGGCATCAAACCCCAGCAGCCGATTCTCGTGCTCCGCGGCCAACAGTCGGCCGGGGTGAGTCTTCATCTCTCTTGAGATCTGCAAGACGATCACGCTGTCGCTGGTGTCAGGCGCCTTCGACGGAACGAGGACGACCGTGTCATAGTCGCCGAAGCGCTCGGACTTGAGCGCAGCCTTCCGCCGATCGGAGAGGAGATAGGCCGAAGCCACGTCGCTTTGCAGCCCGCCGACGACCAATCGTCCGTCCGTCGGCCAATCGAAGACGTGCAGATAGAGCGCGCTCCCCTTGCGAGTCGCTTCGCCCCAGGCTTGCCGCTCCAGCGGAGTTCGCTCGGTGGAGTAAATGCTATCGCCATTGACGGCCATCCAGGCGCCGATGCCGCGGAGGATGGCTTGATCCTCGGGAGCGATCTGGCCGTTGCCCATCGGGCCGATGTTCAAGAGCACATTGCCCCCTTTGGCCGCCGCCTTCGCGAGCAAGTGGATGAAGTACCCCACCGGCTTGTGGCTGTGGTCGAGCTTGTGATAGCCGTACGATTCGTTCGTGGTCGGGATGCACTCCCAGTCGCCGGCGGTGGGCCGCAGCTCGGCGGGACGATCGGACGTGTCGAGGTAGTCGCCAAAATTGCGACCCACGCCGCGGGCAGCACGGCCGTTGATCACGACATCCGGGCTGCCCTTGCGCACAGCCTGGACAATCCGAAGCTGCTCGGAGAAAGGCAACTTCGCCGGCGTGTCAAACCAAAAGATGTCTGGATGATACTTGGCGATCAGCTCTTGGAGTTCCGGAATGGCCTTGCCGTCGACGTACTTGCGCACTCGCTCCAAGATTTCGGGATGCTCGTCGAACCAGTTCTTGCCGCCGAACAGCCCTTTGTCGCCGCCGGGGTTCTGATAGTCCCAATCGTTGCCGGGCGCGTTCGGATCCTCCCAGTCGAAAGCATGCGAGTAATAAAAGCCGAAACGGATGCCGTTGCGGCGGCACTCGTCGCTCAGTTCGCGCATCGGATCGCGGCTGAATTTGGTCGCGTCGCGGAGGTTGTACTTGTTCACGTCGGAGGGCCACATCGCGAAGCCGTCGTGATGCTTCGCCGTGATGATCGCGTATTTCATCCCCGCCCCTTTGATCAATCGCACCCACTCCTCGGCGCTAAACTGCTCGGGATCAAAGACGGAGACGACCTTCTCCTTGTACTCGGCCAGCGGGATGCGGGCGTGTCGCATGAGGTGCTCGGCGTAGCCGCCGGCGTTTTTCCCTTCCCACTCGCCGGCTGGCCCGGCGTAGACGCCCCAATGAATGAAGCAGCCGAATCGCGCCTCGCGCCACCATTGCAGGCGCTGGTCGCGGCCCTTCAGTGCCTCGGTCCACCAGCCGTGAATCGCCTCGTTGGCGGCGGCAACATCGCGCGGGCTCCCCTTGCCAACTGATTCGGAGTTCTCAGCGTCCGCGGGAGTTTGACCGCCCGCTTGGCGCTGCGGCGCGACCCCGATCATCAGCGGAAGAACCAACGCCCCAAAGCCGAGTACGCGGAAGAATCGTCCCACGATCAACATCAGTGAATCTGATTGGAAGCGACCGATTGGCCGTCGGCTTTGTTCGCGAGATTAGCGAAAACCTTGAGATCGATTTCATAATCGATCGAGTGGACGGAGGCGTCGCAGAAGACGACGTTGAACGTCCCCGAGTGCGCGGACCCGAAGCGCACATCCGGGGCAGCCGGCGCGTTGCGAGCGTTCGAATCGGTGTCTTGCCACGGCGGATAATCGGAATCGGCGACACGAATGTTGTCGTTGTCGAAACCGGCCGTCATGCACTCGTTGTCGCCCCCATCTTGACCATCCGTGTAATGGTTGGTCGGAATATTCTTTTCGCCGTACAACAGGGTCTTGCTGAGGCCGTCCTTGATGTCGGGAACTCTGACCTGGCTGCGGCAGCACGTCACGCCCGTATAAACGCCGCTTGCCGGCCAGGCACCGGCGCTGCCCCACGTTTGTGGGGAGATTCCGGTTTGACTGCCACCGCCGTCGCCGGCAGCATAGGACGGTGGTCCGTCGAATTGGTTCAGCGTGTTGTTGCTGTCGCTTAGCGCGCTATCGCCGCAACTCGCAGCGTAGTCACTGCGATGGACGAGATTGAGCGGATTCGGGTTAGGATTCGGCGCAGGGCTGGGAGGCCCACCATTGTGAGGCCAACCAACGGTCATCGGATACAGGTCGCCGCCACGTGCGCGAGTCGGGCAATAGAATTCCGCCAGATGCGAGGTCTGTTGGACCCAAACCGCGTTCTTGAAGCCTTGCTGATTGGTGTTGAAGTCGATTCCCTTGCCAGCCGCCCACACATCTTTATGCTCGATCCACGGCAGCAGGCTGAAGTTCCAGGCGCCTGGCTGCCTCCGGCCAAAGCCGCGATTGGGATCGGCGATCCAATTCCAACCCCAGCCGCCGGAGGGAAAGAATTTGAAGTTCGACAGGTGGTTCTGAGCTGCCAGCCCCAATTGCTTGAGATTGTTCGAGCATTGCAGCCGGCGCGCCGTTTCCCTGGCCGCTTGGATCGCCGGCAACAACAGGGCGATCAAGATTCCGATGATGGCGATGACCACCAGTAATTCCACCAGCGTGAAGCCGCGACGCAAGGCGCGCGCCGGCGCCGAAAATAAACGATTGCCGCGCATCACCTGGTTCTCCAACTCGGGTTCCATGACGCACACATACATCCAAGGTTCCAAGCGCGAATGCGCGATAGCAGCAGAATCGCCTCACGTTGAAACTCAGTGGATCTGACCGGAATTGATTGATTGGCCGTCCGCCT includes:
- a CDS encoding DUF1802 family protein; its protein translation is MDAVNRIAFKEWAVVCRALADGAQSIILRKGGIDEGSEGFRVRHREFWLFPTQFHQRSEQLVPEAGPLLERVRAEGPPAGTIAIGQYVVVDDVCEINDESLLGRLAGFHIWSRETIVQRFQYRQPGLFLLLARVYRVPQPFLLSDTPYFAGCRSWIELPEALPTTGAIPVLSDEQFAGVRERVREALAGG
- a CDS encoding organic hydroperoxide resistance protein: MDKIKPLFTATATALGGRNGHTESSDGIVKADLSVPKEMGGPGKPGAATPEHLFAAGYAACFGGAIDFVAKQQKKDGSKVKVTCSVSIGPREGGGFGLAAKLHVEDKGLPQAELAALAKEAHEKICPYSHATRGNVPVEVEVVGA
- a CDS encoding alpha-L-fucosidase, with the translated sequence MLIVGRFFRVLGFGALVLPLMIGVAPQRQAGGQTPADAENSESVGKGSPRDVAAANEAIHGWWTEALKGRDQRLQWWREARFGCFIHWGVYAGPAGEWEGKNAGGYAEHLMRHARIPLAEYKEKVVSVFDPEQFSAEEWVRLIKGAGMKYAIITAKHHDGFAMWPSDVNKYNLRDATKFSRDPMRELSDECRRNGIRFGFYYSHAFDWEDPNAPGNDWDYQNPGGDKGLFGGKNWFDEHPEILERVRKYVDGKAIPELQELIAKYHPDIFWFDTPAKLPFSEQLRIVQAVRKGSPDVVINGRAARGVGRNFGDYLDTSDRPAELRPTAGDWECIPTTNESYGYHKLDHSHKPVGYFIHLLAKAAAKGGNVLLNIGPMGNGQIAPEDQAILRGIGAWMAVNGDSIYSTERTPLERQAWGEATRKGSALYLHVFDWPTDGRLVVGGLQSDVASAYLLSDRRKAALKSERFGDYDTVVLVPSKAPDTSDSVIVLQISREMKTHPGRLLAAEHENRLLGFDAEAHGKGFKYGDGKAAAYFVAGFKGPSDSLGWKVRLNEPATFDASVKYGTTSAQETGSYLVRFGQQSLEGQVQPTRGAKDIQTIKLGQIKLPAGEEEILLQPTRIDGGDLMQFFELILTPAVS
- a CDS encoding DUF1559 domain-containing protein produces the protein MEPELENQVMRGNRLFSAPARALRRGFTLVELLVVIAIIGILIALLLPAIQAARETARRLQCSNNLKQLGLAAQNHLSNFKFFPSGGWGWNWIADPNRGFGRRQPGAWNFSLLPWIEHKDVWAAGKGIDFNTNQQGFKNAVWVQQTSHLAEFYCPTRARGGDLYPMTVGWPHNGGPPSPAPNPNPNPLNLVHRSDYAASCGDSALSDSNNTLNQFDGPPSYAAGDGGGSQTGISPQTWGSAGAWPASGVYTGVTCCRSQVRVPDIKDGLSKTLLYGEKNIPTNHYTDGQDGGDNECMTAGFDNDNIRVADSDYPPWQDTDSNARNAPAAPDVRFGSAHSGTFNVVFCDASVHSIDYEIDLKVFANLANKADGQSVASNQIH